The proteins below come from a single Aegilops tauschii subsp. strangulata cultivar AL8/78 chromosome 6, Aet v6.0, whole genome shotgun sequence genomic window:
- the LOC109744200 gene encoding pathogenesis-related protein PR-4-like, which translates to MAMEVAVGGTRMPVLVLVLMALVMVCLSANGAAAQRASGVAATYNLYNPEKINWDLRVASVYCATWDADKPLAWRQRFGWTAFCGPAGAHGQSSCGRCLKVTNRATGARTVARVVDQCDNGGLDLDAAVFRRIDTDGGGVANGHLIVDYEFVGCQD; encoded by the exons ATGGCAATGGAGGTCGCCGTCGGTGGCACGAGGATGCCGGTGTTGGTGTTGGTTCTCATGGCATTGGTCATGGTCTGCCTGTCCGCCaacggggcggcggcgcagcgAGCGAGCGGCGTGGCGGCGACGTACAACCTGTacaacccagagaagatcaactGGGACCTGCGCGTCGCCAGCGTCTACTGCGCGACGTGGGACGCCGACAAGCCGCTGGCGTGGCGGCAGAGGTTCGGCTGGACGGCGTTCTGCGGCCCTGCCGGGGCGCACGGCCAGTCGTCCTGCGGTCGCTGCCTCAAG GTGACGAACAGGGCGACGGGCGCGCGGACGGTGGCGAGGGTGGTGGACCAGTGCGACAACGGCGGGCTCGACCTTGACGCCGCCGTGTTCCGCCGGATCGACACCGACGGAGGCGGCGTCGCCAACGGCCACCTCATCGTCGACTACGAGTTCGTCGGCTGCCAAGACTGA